The following nucleotide sequence is from Alkalihalobacillus sp. LMS39.
ATGAAAGGAAATGGCATTTTTCCTTTCCCTTTACCTTTTTTCTTGCCTTTTGTCATCCCTGTCATTTGCTTCATCATTTTTTTCATGTCTTCAAATTGCTTAAGTAAGCGATTGACGTCTTGAATTGTCGTTCCACTCCCTTTTGCAATTCTTCGTCTTCTACTTGCATTGATGAGGCTAGGGTCTTGCTTTTCAGCTTTTGTCATCGACCTTACGATCGCTTCAACTCGATTAATTTGTTTATCATCAACTTGAAGGTTTTTCATGTTTTTCATTTTATTCATACCAGGCATCATACCTAATATTTCATCTAATGGACCCATGCTTCTTACTTGCGCTAGTTGGTCAAGAAAGTCATCAAACGTTAAATCCATCGTTCGCATTTTCTTTTCAAGTTCTCGCGCTTTTTCTTCATCAACATTCGCTTGAGCTTTTTCGATAAGCGTTAGAACATCACCCATCCCTAAAATTCGAGATGCCATTCTTTCTGGATGAAATGGTTCAAGTTGGTCGACTTTTTCGCCCATACCTGCAAATTTAATCGGTGTGTTCGTTACTGCCTTAACTGAAAGTGCAGCTCCACCTCGCGTGTCTCCATCTAACTTTGTCAACACGACACCGGTAATATCAAGCTGTTCATTAAAGCTTTCTGCAACATTAACCGCATCTTGCCCTGTCATAGCATCAACAACAAGCAATATTTCATCAGGCTTAGCAAGTTGCTTAACTTGTTGAAGCTCATCCATTAACTCCTCGTCAATATGGAGTCGACCTGCTGTATCGATAATGACATAATCGTGATGGTCCTCTTTTGCTTTTTTTATCGCTTCTTCCGCAATTTTTACAGGGCTTTCTTTGTCACCTAATGAAAAAACCGGCATATTTAATTGCTTTCCAAGCGTTTCAAGCTGTTTAATGGCAGCTGGGCGATAAATATCTGCCGCAACTAACATCGGGTTTCGATTGTGCTTCTTACGTAAGTGATTGGCAAGCTTAGCCGTTGTTGTCGTTTTACCGGCACCTTGGAGACCTACCATCATAATAATGGTCGGTGCTTTTTGCGCAACCGCAATTTTGCTTTGTTCGCCTCCCATCAAAGCTGTTAATTCTTCATTTACAACTTTGATAACTTGTTGGCCCGGTGTTAAACTTTTTAATACTTCTTGTCCAACTGCCCGTTCTTTCACTTTCGCAATAAATTCTTTTACCACTTTAAAGTTAACGTCTGCTTCAAGTAAAGCAAGACGGACTTCACGCATCATTTCTTTTACATCCGCTTCAGAGACTTTCCCTTTTCCGCGAATTTTTTGCATCGTATTTTGCAGTCGTTCAGCTAATCCTTCAAATGCCAATCCGTTCGCCTCCTATTCCAGTTTTTCAAGAGATTCAACTAATCGAATCATCTCTTCAGGAGCCGCTTCATGTAAGATCGCTGCTTTTAAAAGTGAAAGTAACTGTGCCCGTTCTTCAAACTTTTCAAGAAGTGCCAGTTTCTCTTCATACTCTTCAAGCATCGCTTCAGTCCGCTTGATATTGTCATAAACGGCTTGCCGACTAACTTCAAATTCCTCAGCAATTTCACCTAACGATAAATCGTCCAAATAATA
It contains:
- the ffh gene encoding signal recognition particle protein; amino-acid sequence: MAFEGLAERLQNTMQKIRGKGKVSEADVKEMMREVRLALLEADVNFKVVKEFIAKVKERAVGQEVLKSLTPGQQVIKVVNEELTALMGGEQSKIAVAQKAPTIIMMVGLQGAGKTTTTAKLANHLRKKHNRNPMLVAADIYRPAAIKQLETLGKQLNMPVFSLGDKESPVKIAEEAIKKAKEDHHDYVIIDTAGRLHIDEELMDELQQVKQLAKPDEILLVVDAMTGQDAVNVAESFNEQLDITGVVLTKLDGDTRGGAALSVKAVTNTPIKFAGMGEKVDQLEPFHPERMASRILGMGDVLTLIEKAQANVDEEKARELEKKMRTMDLTFDDFLDQLAQVRSMGPLDEILGMMPGMNKMKNMKNLQVDDKQINRVEAIVRSMTKAEKQDPSLINASRRRRIAKGSGTTIQDVNRLLKQFEDMKKMMKQMTGMTKGKKKGKGKGKMPFPFM
- a CDS encoding putative DNA-binding protein: MLDKTLRMNYLFDFYQALLTSKQRQYMSLYYLDDLSLGEIAEEFEVSRQAVYDNIKRTEAMLEEYEEKLALLEKFEERAQLLSLLKAAILHEAAPEEMIRLVESLEKLE